A region of the Drosophila subpulchrella strain 33 F10 #4 breed RU33 chromosome 3L, RU_Dsub_v1.1 Primary Assembly, whole genome shotgun sequence genome:
aagcttaccataaaaataatagaatACAAGCAGTTCAGAGTGGCCACACCTTTTTAAATATACCTAAAAGAATGAGCCATATAAATTCCCATATATGATATGAATGCAAATATTAATCCATTTCGATCAGATTTCGGGGACATGGTGTGGTTTCCTCGAAAGATCTCTGACCTGGACAAGGCTCAGAATGTCCTCATGTACGGTTCGGAGCTGGATGCCGACCATCCCGGATTCAAGGACCCCGTGTACCGCAAACGACGAGAGCAGTTCTCGGCCATAGCCAACAACTTTAAGCAGTAAGTGAGATAATGGATTCCACCCTGTATACACTCTATAATCCCCACTCCTTAAAAAACCCATCCATTCAGTGGCAACCCCATTCCACGCGTGCAGTACACACCTGAGGAGGTGAAAACTTGGTAAGTTTTGATTGCATTCGACTTTTATTGCCTTAGTATCGATTCAATTGGGAGGTTTTCTAACTTTTCTTACAAGGGGCACCGTTTTCTTGGAGCTCCATCGACTTTACGTGTTGCACGCTGTGCCGGAGTACATGGAGACCTGGCCGGAGTTGGAGAAGTACTGTGGCTACCGCGTGGACAATGTTCCTCAGCTGCAGGATGTAAGCGTCTATCTCAAGCGGAAGACGGGCTTCCAACTGCGCCCCGTGGCTGGGTATCTCTCCCCCAGGGATTTCCTCTCGGGACTCGCCTTCCGCGTCTTCCACTGCACCCAGTACATCCGCCACTCCTCGGATCCCTTCTACACTCCCGAACCGTAAGTAGGGTGATAATAATTATGTTTTcaactttaattaattaattgaaagATTGTATGTAAAAGTTTACTAGGATATTCctatatataattattataatataactTCTCATTGTGACATATGGATTATTATGTGGATAGAATTTTCTGACTTGTTTTGATAACCTCTGAAGGCTAACACTTTACTAGCAAACTTTGTGTAGCAACTTGTTCAtgattgcatacttttagctGGCTGAAAGTAATATTGGAATGAAATATAAGAGACAAAGCTAGTTTTAATCATGAGTCAACTCTCTAGTctgaataaatatatagtaacaaatatgtttatatttaGCGGATAAAATTAgtcattttattttgaataattattttacaGGGACTGTTGCCACGAGCTACTTGGCCACATGCCCCTGCTGGCCAACTCCAGTTTTGCCCAATTTTCGCAGGAGATTGGCTTGGCCTCTTTGGGAGCTAGTGATGCGGATATCGAGAAATTGGCCACGGTAAGTATTCCAattctttttgtttgttttccacttataattttattttcctttaagCTATATTTCTTCACTGTGGAGTTTGGGTTGTGCAAACAGGCGGACAGCACTTTCAAGGTTTATGGAGCCGGTTTACTGAGTTCCGTGGCTGAATTACAGCATGCTATTTCGGCTGATAATAAGATAAAGAAGTTCGATCCGGAGGTGACTTGCCAGGAGGAGTGCATCATCACCTCCTACCAGAACGCCTACTACTACACCGATTCCTTTGAGGAGGCCAAGGAGCAGATGAGGTGACTTGGTTTTACTAGAAAACGAActgcaaatatttttaataaatcgaaaaaatcgtattttcAAGGGCTTTTGCCGAGAGCATCCAGCGACCATTTGGAGTGCGTTATAACCCCTATACGATGAGTGTGGAGGTCCTGTCGAATGCCCAGAAAATCACAGCTGTGGTCAGCGAACTCAGGGGGGATCTCAGCATCGTCTGCTCGGCCCTGCGAAAGATCTCCGCCACGGATGAAAATCTGGATGTGGACAGCATCGCCAACATGCTCCACAATAGCCTCAATGTGCGAGGTGGGGCATCTGGAGGAGGCGGAAGTCCTTGCAGTCCGGATAACTCAGACAACTCGACGGCAGAGGGTGACTAAGAAGGGAAATGGACAGAAAAGAAACCTAAAGGGAACAGATTTTGGGGACCACAATGCAGTATAATTCACTTAGCATATTATtcacaattttaaaatacgtTGAGTTCTTAGCAAAAATAATTAGTAGGAAGTTTAATCGAATACATCGGGTATAGAAAATCGTTATATGTTTGAATTTTGGTAAAATGCTACGAAACACCAGGTAAATTATcagattttaaagaaaaaatggtATTACCACCGTTaaatcacttttaaatattcttaaaatttcTTAAACCAGCCTTGTGAATTATACTGTACCTACACTTTTTGAATATGCACACGTATCCATGTCTATATGTCTAGCAGTTGTTTATTCAGATCTTAAAGCTATGTAAAAACTATAGTAACAATAAATTTGCAACCTCTCGGTGTAGCTGTCCTATTTCAATATCCTATATGTAGGATATGTATCCTACTTGTAGATCATATCACAGTCGCTGTTGATGAGCAGCTTCTTGCTCATGTAGCTGGTGAGGCACTGGACAAAGAAGTTGGGGATGGTCCAGAGGTTGAAGCTCAGAGCCAGGACTCGCCATTGCTTAAGGATGAGCCGGATGTCGGAGAGCCAGACGAAGCGGTGGCCCACTCTCTTGGAGACCTGGCTGGTGACGCCTCTGACCACGCCCCCGGCTATCCCAGAAACGCTGACCCTTCGCCTTTTGGTGGGAGACCCATCCTCTGATCCCGAGCCCGAACCACTTCCGGAATTCTGGCGGGAGTGGGTGCGCGATCGGTTACCGGCGCTGTTGCCCCCGGAGGTCAGGTACTTCTGGTCGAACTCCGGCTTGAGGTCGACGCGTGGCGCTATTTGTATGCGATCCACTGTATCGCAGATTTCCGCATTGCTGATGAGTATGCCCGCCACTATGTACATCATCTTGAATACCCTGTTTTGGGGAAAAATTCGTACAATTATTAAAGTTGTTTCGGGAATTAAGAAAGCACCAAACGCACCTCACAGTATGTGAAATCATCTTGGCTCTTTAAAGATGTCTGTATACGTATTCCCGTATTTTTGtctatttatttgtatatattttatttactgcCTGTCTTATCAGTCACTGCGTGTTTTATTGCCGATCTGCTGATGTTTTTATTCGCTAGTTTCTATGCTCCTCGGCACGTGGTTCTATTTATTTGCACTGATCACAGACCGACTGCTCGGTTCCGTAGCTGAAATCCAACTGAAAGCCCGGGGCGACCTGGAATTGATAAGGCCCTCCATGTGGATAAGGCTAATGCTCGCCCAAGAATCGAGATATGATCGTTCGTTTTTAATGTGTCTGCACTACAAATGCGCTCTCCTACTCGGTCTTCTCTCTTTAAGACAGAGGCGATAAGACCTGACATTCGGCTTATCGATCAATTTTATGGATCATAGCCGGCGTCTAAATAACTCTGAATCGCTTGGAAACTACGTAATGTTTGCTGTACGCCGTGTACCTTGGACTCTGGATTGGATGAGTAGGCGGCGGTTCGGCGTTCGTGGTGATTACCCATTATAATGGGGTCTAGTCTGGTCTGGGCTCTATCGCATGAACTGGGTCCGTGGTCTGATAGTACAGCCTTATCGGGGGAACACATCTACTTCACCTTTACTTAAGTAAACAGTCATTTTTTTCGGCGGATTAATGTTGCTTCTCCCTATCTCAGATTTTCAAACTATTTAATTTTGGAATTCTTCTATATGAGCCACTTCTTTAGTCCAGACACTTTCAGACTAGGATTGTCTGGGGCAGAAGCATAGCTTATTCGTTCGTCACTATTCTGAAGCGCTGTTAAACTTTCATCATGTTTTCCCTACTCTACCACCCTGTTGTAAAAAGCTTTCGAGGTTTAAGGCATTGGTAAGTGTTACTGATGAAAGCTTCTGTTTTATAGCTACccattttaagttttttttacaatttatagCAACGATATAATTTTGTATAGCGGAgcgaattaaaaaaaaaaagttaagcaATTAGTATAGACACAACCCATATTGTAAAATTTCTCAGGGAAAGGAGTTGTGAAGAAAGTGGTGAATGGGGGTCAAAGAGAAAGACGGTTGGTGTTACCAGCTCAGGATAAATATGACTCATGTTCATGAAGAGGAAGAACACTTGGCGCcttgattcaaaaatattgcattcTTGAGCTTGATAAAAAGTGTAGGAACAGAGAAGAACGAGAATGGATaatataaacaaggaagaacgctatagtcgagtacctcgattatcagatacccgttactcagctaaagggaccaaaggaaaatggagatatgcaagcagcagagcgagattgaaatgcgccacctaccggcggtagacagatttaagcgttgcgggcgttagagtgggcgtggcaaagtttttcttggatcaatcgataggtattgacaagaccaatacatttcagttaaaattttttatcttgcatgaaaattgtgggcgccacaggcttgggcggtttgtgggcgttagagtgggcgtggcatattcgagtgacaaacttgcgctgcgctgaagcctacggaatctaaatctgaaatcccatttctctatctttgttattttccgagatatccgcgatcatatttacgattttttgaagtttgtgggcgttcaagtgggcgtggcaaacttttttttgggtcaatcgataggtattgatgagaacaatacatttcagttaaaatttgtattctagcatgaaaactgtaggagccacagttttgggcggtttgtgggcgttagagtgggcgtggcactctgctgaaacaaacttgcgctgcgtaagaagctcaggaatctgcacgcctaatctcaatagcctagctcttatagtttccaagatctcagcgttcatccggacggacagacagacggacagacggacagacggacagacggacatggctagatcgactcggctagtgatcctgatcaagaatatatatactttatggggtcggaaacgcttccttctgcctgttacatactttccgacgaatctagtatacccttttactctacgagtaacgggtataaaaagttggAGAAGGTcgcaacaattttaaaaagataTATGGAAAATTTGAGTCCGCAAAACAGGACCCAAATCATAGGCAATTTGAAATAGTTAAGGACACCTAATTAATCGATACGCAATTAAGTTCTTCATCTAGTTTATCTAGTTCTAGCTCCTTGCCCTTCTTCCATTCCCCCACTTCACTTCAAAATCAGACACGGATGGAATGACACAGTTAAaaagtctttaaaaaaaaaattattgaaattaaattagaaaaggCGATGTTGGTAGTACAGGGGTTAAAGCTAGAGCTTAATAAAACCGATATGTATTCGAAAGGTTAACCTGTTTTAGTTTTCAGATTATTATTCAAAGTTAACCTTCATGTAATGATCAAGAAATTTCTGATgggtttttaaaaaagaatacgAATATttgatgtttttaaatttattatgtGTTATGTGTTATGTGTTATAAAGCTTGTTAGTTAGTATTTCTACTAAGCCTAGTCTGCAGATGGTCCATTTAAATTGTACGATAtctttttggtatttttaaattttgttaaaaGAAATGCCTGCGACACTacaataataaacaaagttaagaaagttaaaaacaatattacaattttgaaCCTCTTCTTTTACGCAACAACTTCTAATTccgaaaatatattttttagcaatcaataaatattattaaagtcTTCCAAATCTAAATCTAGCTGCCTtaaatttcccattttctTCATAGCTGaagaaacatttaatttacacAGACTAGAAACTATTCAACAGTTGGGATGTCACACATGCAAGCCGCTTGACTTGCCAAATTAAGTGGGGCTCCGCAATTGACTACCCGGAATTAATTTGTGCAGTCATTCGATTCACTTTCTTCACCTCATGTCGACAATAAACGCCCCGAACAGCTCTCAGTCTTGTGTTCGACCACAAaaccatttaatttgttggTCGAAAACCTATAACAATAATTGACTTTGTTCCGCACCCGAAACTCTGAAACACCCAGAAACTGCGAAACTCTGAATTTCCGAAACCCAGACACACTCTCAAGGTGTCCTGGTGAAATTCTTAAGCAACACTCTCCGACTGGAGAGACTTTCCCACATAAATTATGCAGGACCTGACCACTGGCGCCTGTCGACAGGAAAGTCTGGAGTGCAGGAGCAGGAGTCCTGTGAAACAAGATTATTTACAAAATGCCCAAGCCACAGAATCTTAAACACAGCAGAAGGTCCTTCTCTGAGGGCGGAGGTCGGaagaaaaacaattttcacaaaacaCAAATTTCTGGAGCACACAAATGGAAGTGCAAACAAACAGACGAACAAACACAAATGTTTCAGAGGAGGCAGACAAGTCTGAGCTGCCAAAAGGTATTCCCCAAGAATGTCTGAGGGTCCTGGGCTCTGATTTGTCTCCCCCTTTACACAGACACAAAGGAGCCAGGACAACAGGACCCCAGCTcctcatccacatccacatccatacATCCGCACAAATGGAGACGTTATCGTCCTCATCATTTGGCATCGTCTTGGAGCAGGAAACACCACAAACCATACGACCTTGACACACACAACCGAGCTGTCTGAATGCTCATTCAAGTGTCCAGTCTGAAAAATGGCCACCTActcctcctccttctcctcctcAGCCTCTGTGGGCAACCAGGATGGCAGCCAGGGGCTTTCAAGGAAGCTGGATCTCTCTGGCCTGCCGGTTAATTGTGCGCCCCATCCTTCGTCCTTCTGGTGTTGTCCTGGGTAATAACCGTACCGAACCGGACCAACGCCATCTCCTGCAACTGCACTTCTGAGTCCGAGATTTCACAGCTTGGCAggcactttgaggccacttgTTGCCTTGCAGCAGTTGAAACACGAGACTTCCTGGGATAATTGAAAGTCTGCCTTTAAGATGACCAGCAGGAGCAGCTCAAATGCAAATCGCTTAGTAAATTGGGAatggaaattgaaa
Encoded here:
- the LOC119554829 gene encoding tryptophan 5-hydroxylase 1 — protein: MSASGKSLLGLWLYRSGEQEWAVKQGSPLHQLKKDATSGPASHPNLARHSSAPPEPPRLAIGGVSQDNGRQHSPGERISIIFTLRNQVGNLARALQVFQELGINVLHLELSPLETGTNQADVLVDVECDPRRLDQVVKMLNREVASVNYTSVNTQGLARAPPLSACSSFDFGDMVWFPRKISDLDKAQNVLMYGSELDADHPGFKDPVYRKRREQFSAIANNFKHGNPIPRVQYTPEEVKTWGTVFLELHRLYVLHAVPEYMETWPELEKYCGYRVDNVPQLQDVSVYLKRKTGFQLRPVAGYLSPRDFLSGLAFRVFHCTQYIRHSSDPFYTPEPDCCHELLGHMPLLANSSFAQFSQEIGLASLGASDADIEKLATLYFFTVEFGLCKQADSTFKVYGAGLLSSVAELQHAISADNKIKKFDPEVTCQEECIITSYQNAYYYTDSFEEAKEQMRAFAESIQRPFGVRYNPYTMSVEVLSNAQKITAVVSELRGDLSIVCSALRKISATDENLDVDSIANMLHNSLNVRGGASGGGGSPCSPDNSDNSTAEGD
- the LOC119554830 gene encoding uncharacterized protein LOC119554830 — encoded protein: MISHTVRVFKMMYIVAGILISNAEICDTVDRIQIAPRVDLKPEFDQKYLTSGGNSAGNRSRTHSRQNSGSGSGSGSEDGSPTKRRRVSVSGIAGGVVRGVTSQVSKRVGHRFVWLSDIRLILKQWRVLALSFNLWTIPNFFVQCLTSYMSKKLLINSDCDMIYK